One window of Chryseobacterium indologenes genomic DNA carries:
- the panD gene encoding aspartate 1-decarboxylase yields MLIEVFKSKIHRVRVTASDLNYIGSITIDEDLIEAAGLVVGERVYIVNVNNGERFDTYVIKGKRKSGEVCLNGPAARKVQKDDIIIVIAYAQMTPEEAKDFQPKIVFPDEKTNLLT; encoded by the coding sequence ATGCTAATAGAAGTTTTCAAGTCTAAGATTCATAGGGTGAGAGTAACTGCCTCTGACCTTAATTATATAGGAAGTATAACAATAGATGAAGATCTTATTGAAGCTGCCGGTCTGGTAGTGGGAGAAAGGGTCTATATTGTGAATGTGAACAACGGAGAACGTTTTGACACGTACGTTATCAAAGGAAAAAGAAAATCCGGAGAAGTATGTCTGAACGGGCCTGCGGCAAGAAAAGTACAGAAAGATGATATTATCATTGTTATTGCTTATGCGCAGATGACCCCGGAAGAGGCTAAAGACTTCCAGCCAAAGATCGTTTTCCCGGATGAAAAAACAAATCTTCTTACCTAG
- a CDS encoding HU family DNA-binding protein, translating to MNKSELIDAIAKDAGITKVAAKAALESFIGNVTTTLKKKDGKVSLVGFGTFSVAERAARQGINPATKKPIKIAAKKVAKFKAGADLSNAVSGAKKK from the coding sequence ATGAACAAGTCTGAATTAATCGACGCAATCGCTAAAGATGCAGGTATCACTAAAGTTGCAGCAAAAGCTGCTTTAGAATCTTTCATTGGTAACGTAACTACTACATTAAAGAAAAAAGACGGAAAAGTGTCTTTAGTAGGTTTCGGTACTTTCTCAGTAGCTGAGAGAGCTGCTAGACAAGGGATTAACCCTGCAACTAAAAAACCGATCAAGATCGCTGCTAAAAAAGTTGCTAAATTTAAAGCTGGAGCTGATTTATCAAATGCAGTTTCAGGTGCTAAGAAAAAATAA